In Streptomyces alboniger, the following are encoded in one genomic region:
- a CDS encoding winged helix-turn-helix transcriptional regulator translates to MAKERGPYACGLDAAVDVVGGKWKPMILWALHAGRTLRFGELKRHIPAVSEKVLIQQLRELESDGIVHREVYREVPPKVEYSLTDLGQSLNAALRPLGLWGDQHMRQIVASKEGKPSNAA, encoded by the coding sequence GTGGCGAAGGAACGAGGGCCGTACGCCTGTGGGCTCGACGCCGCGGTGGATGTCGTCGGCGGCAAGTGGAAGCCGATGATCCTGTGGGCCCTGCACGCGGGCAGGACGCTGCGCTTCGGGGAGCTGAAGCGGCATATCCCGGCCGTCAGCGAGAAGGTGCTGATCCAGCAGCTGCGGGAGCTGGAGTCGGACGGCATCGTGCACCGCGAGGTCTACCGGGAGGTGCCGCCGAAGGTCGAGTACTCCCTGACCGACCTCGGCCAGTCCCTCAACGCGGCGCTGCGGCCCCTGGGGTTGTGGGGCGACCAGCACATGCGGCAGATCGTGGCGAGCAAAGAGGGCAAGCCGTCGAACGCCGCCTGA
- a CDS encoding class I SAM-dependent methyltransferase gives MSAHPAGPTGPIGPTGSATTPTTFDDLLAEAEAAPTEGWDFSWFEGRATEARPSWRYAEAMAERLARAEASLDIQTGGGEVLASAATLPPLAVATEGWPANVAKATALLHPRGVAVVASPEDAPLPFADGAFDLVTSRHPVRARFDEIARVLRPGGTYFAQHVGPASVFEVVEYFLGPQSEEVRNGRHPDRERAEAETAGLEVVDLRAERLRMEFFDIGAVVHFLRKVVWMVPDFSVEKYRPRLRELHDRIQTEGPFVAHSARHLFELRKPVRA, from the coding sequence ATGAGCGCCCACCCCGCTGGCCCCACTGGTCCCATTGGTCCCACCGGCTCCGCCACCACCCCCACCACCTTCGACGACCTCCTCGCCGAAGCCGAGGCCGCGCCCACCGAAGGCTGGGACTTCTCGTGGTTCGAGGGCAGGGCCACCGAGGCACGCCCCTCGTGGCGGTATGCCGAGGCGATGGCGGAGCGCCTCGCGCGGGCGGAGGCCTCGCTCGACATCCAGACCGGCGGCGGCGAGGTACTGGCCTCCGCGGCCACCCTGCCGCCGCTCGCCGTCGCCACGGAGGGCTGGCCCGCGAACGTCGCCAAGGCCACCGCCCTCCTGCATCCGCGCGGCGTGGCCGTCGTCGCGTCGCCGGAGGACGCGCCGCTGCCCTTCGCGGACGGCGCCTTCGACCTTGTCACCAGCCGGCACCCGGTGCGGGCCCGCTTCGACGAGATCGCCCGCGTGCTCCGCCCCGGCGGCACGTACTTCGCGCAGCACGTCGGACCCGCCAGCGTCTTCGAGGTCGTCGAGTACTTCCTCGGGCCGCAGTCCGAGGAAGTCAGGAACGGCCGCCATCCGGACCGCGAGCGCGCCGAGGCCGAGACGGCGGGCCTGGAGGTCGTGGACCTGCGGGCCGAACGGCTGCGGATGGAGTTCTTCGACATCGGAGCCGTCGTCCACTTCCTGCGCAAGGTGGTGTGGATGGTCCCCGACTTCAGCGTGGAGAAGTACCGGCCGCGGCTGCGCGAGCTGCACGACCGGATCCAGACGGAGGGGCCATTCGTCGCCCACAGCGCCCGCCACCTCTTCGAACTCCGCAAGCCTGTACGGGCGTAG
- a CDS encoding isoprenyl transferase gives MNLRDLVYGLYARRVEGRLDHDQVPKHIGVILDGNRRWAKASGGTTAQGHQAGAHKIEEFLGWCAETDVEVVTLWMLSTDNLDRPEEELTPLLGIIEATVRSLVADGRWRVHHVGALDLLPARTQAVLKEAEQATHDNTGILVNVAVGYGGRQEIADAVRSLLLDHADKGTSLEEIAESVDIDLISKHLYTSGQPDPDLVIRTSGEQRLSGFMLWQSAHSEYYFCEVFWPAFRKVDFLRALRDYAARHRRYGG, from the coding sequence GTGAACCTGCGCGACCTGGTGTACGGACTTTACGCACGCCGGGTGGAAGGCCGCCTCGACCACGACCAGGTGCCCAAGCACATCGGGGTCATCCTCGACGGCAACCGCCGCTGGGCGAAGGCGTCCGGCGGGACCACCGCACAGGGCCACCAGGCCGGCGCGCACAAGATCGAGGAGTTCCTCGGCTGGTGCGCCGAGACCGACGTCGAGGTCGTCACGCTGTGGATGCTCTCCACCGACAACCTCGACCGGCCCGAGGAGGAGCTGACCCCGCTCCTCGGCATCATCGAGGCCACCGTCCGCTCGCTCGTCGCCGACGGCCGCTGGCGCGTGCACCACGTCGGCGCCCTCGACCTGCTGCCCGCCCGCACCCAGGCCGTCCTGAAGGAAGCCGAACAGGCCACCCACGACAACACCGGGATACTGGTCAACGTCGCGGTCGGTTACGGCGGCCGCCAGGAGATCGCCGACGCGGTGCGCTCGCTGCTCCTGGACCACGCCGACAAGGGCACCAGCCTGGAGGAGATCGCGGAGAGCGTCGACATCGACCTCATCTCCAAGCACCTCTACACCAGCGGCCAGCCGGACCCCGACCTGGTGATCCGTACGAGTGGCGAACAGCGCCTGTCGGGCTTCATGCTCTGGCAGTCCGCTCACTCCGAGTACTACTTCTGCGAGGTCTTCTGGCCGGCCTTCCGGAAGGTCGACTTCCTGCGTGCGCTGCGCGATTACGCGGCCCGCCACCGCCGCTACGGCGGCTGA
- a CDS encoding OmpA family protein yields MTPHPSHPLRTAGAVTLTALALLLGPAPAWADEGDPSSPPGSTTTSPPPEVDSNSPGLKLADGATLAPAKVLDIKSVVEDLGGEERREDTNTDVKFALQAEVLFPKDSAKLNPEANARIKAIAEEAKAQKATDVRVFGFTDNLGSYGHGKKLSRQRAEAVHDELAGHLGPEVTFSVRGYSEDYPIADNGSEEGRKKNRRVEVSFPRGTAPTGTNG; encoded by the coding sequence ATGACCCCCCACCCCTCCCACCCCCTCCGAACCGCCGGCGCCGTCACCCTCACCGCCCTGGCCCTCCTCCTCGGCCCCGCGCCCGCCTGGGCCGACGAAGGGGACCCCAGCTCACCCCCCGGCAGCACCACCACCTCCCCACCCCCCGAGGTCGACTCCAACAGCCCGGGGCTGAAGCTTGCCGACGGGGCCACGCTCGCGCCCGCCAAGGTGCTGGACATCAAGTCGGTCGTCGAGGACCTCGGCGGCGAGGAGCGGCGCGAGGACACCAACACGGACGTGAAGTTCGCGTTGCAGGCCGAGGTCCTCTTCCCCAAGGACAGCGCGAAGCTGAACCCGGAGGCGAACGCCCGTATAAAGGCGATCGCCGAGGAGGCCAAGGCGCAGAAGGCCACGGACGTCAGAGTGTTCGGCTTCACGGACAACCTCGGCTCCTACGGCCACGGCAAGAAACTCTCCCGACAGCGCGCGGAAGCCGTGCACGACGAACTGGCCGGCCACCTCGGCCCCGAGGTCACGTTCTCCGTACGCGGCTACAGCGAGGACTACCCGATCGCGGACAACGGCTCGGAGGAGGGTCGCAAGAAGAACCGGCGCGTGGAGGTCTCCTTCCCCCGCGGGACGGCGCCCACCGGCACCAACGGCTGA
- a CDS encoding type II secretion system F family protein yields MNNPALLALGATILCGTLAVAGVHSYASGRAQRQALVDRLALGPGSGDGGPPGRARRFAGVDRRLRRTRLGRSIQLRLSSTGLDLTAGEFFTYVVAVVAALWLIAAATLAPFFGPIAGIVAIWSAVAFLNWQRQKRIEAFINQLPDVARILANATAAGLALRTSLAMAAEELEAPAGEELSHVADQLTLGRSIDDTLGELAARLPSRELIVLVTTLVLSNKAGGTVVNSLRNLTQTLEDRKETRREVRTMLSEVHATAFTVPLLGLGSLLLINSSNEGALERVTGSPMGQTLILIALGLYAVGFFVIRRLGKIEV; encoded by the coding sequence ATGAACAACCCCGCGCTGCTCGCCCTGGGCGCCACGATCCTGTGCGGCACGCTCGCCGTCGCGGGTGTCCACTCGTACGCGTCCGGGCGCGCCCAGCGCCAGGCGCTCGTCGACCGGCTGGCGCTCGGCCCCGGCAGCGGGGACGGCGGCCCGCCCGGCCGCGCGCGCCGTTTCGCGGGCGTCGACCGCCGCCTGCGTCGCACGCGCCTCGGCAGGTCGATCCAGCTGCGGCTCTCCTCGACGGGGCTCGACCTGACCGCGGGCGAGTTCTTCACCTACGTCGTCGCGGTCGTGGCGGCGCTCTGGCTGATCGCGGCGGCGACGCTCGCGCCCTTCTTCGGCCCGATCGCGGGCATCGTGGCGATATGGAGCGCGGTCGCCTTCCTCAACTGGCAGCGCCAGAAGCGCATCGAGGCGTTCATCAACCAACTCCCGGACGTGGCACGCATCCTGGCCAACGCGACGGCGGCCGGACTGGCCCTGCGTACATCCCTGGCGATGGCGGCGGAAGAGCTCGAGGCTCCCGCCGGCGAGGAACTGTCCCACGTCGCCGACCAGTTGACGCTCGGCCGCTCGATCGACGACACCCTGGGCGAGCTGGCGGCCCGCCTCCCCTCCCGCGAGCTGATAGTCCTCGTCACGACACTCGTCCTCTCGAACAAGGCGGGCGGCACAGTGGTGAACTCCCTGCGGAACCTCACCCAGACCCTGGAGGACCGCAAGGAGACCCGGCGCGAGGTCCGCACGATGCTGTCGGAGGTCCACGCGACGGCGTTCACGGTCCCGCTGCTCGGCCTGGGCTCCCTGCTCCTGATCAACTCCTCCAACGAGGGCGCTCTGGAACGGGTGACCGGCTCCCCCATGGGCCAGACGCTGATCCTGATCGCGCTCGGCCTGTACGCGGTGGGCTTCTTCGTGATCAGACGCCTCGGCAAGATCGAAGTGTAG
- the mgrA gene encoding L-glyceraldehyde 3-phosphate reductase: MNDTSLYRAAADRYDSMEYRRTGRSGLKLPAVSLGLWHNFGDDKSLDTQRAILRRAFDLGVTHFDLANNYGPPPGSAELNFGKLFAQDFASYRDELIISTKAGYLMHPGPYGEWGSRKYLLSSLDASLSRMGLDYVDIFYSHRFDPDTPLEETMGALASAVQQGKALYVGVSSYDSEQTAEAARLLREMGVPALIHQPSYSMINRWTEEDGLLDTLERAGMGCISFVPLAQGLLTNKYLKGIPEGSRATQGKSLDPDLLSDEVVRRLNGLNDIAAARGQSLAQLALNWVLRDERMTSALIGASSVKQLEENVAALAGPKLTDAELSAIDTFAVSTPGTNIWAGRG, from the coding sequence ATGAACGACACGTCTTTGTACCGCGCGGCGGCGGACCGCTACGACTCGATGGAGTACCGGCGTACGGGCCGCAGCGGACTGAAGCTGCCCGCGGTCTCCCTCGGCCTCTGGCACAACTTCGGTGACGACAAGTCCCTGGACACGCAGCGCGCGATCCTGCGCCGCGCCTTCGACCTGGGCGTCACGCACTTCGACCTGGCGAACAACTACGGCCCCCCGCCCGGCTCGGCGGAGCTGAACTTCGGCAAGCTCTTCGCACAGGATTTCGCCTCGTACCGCGATGAGCTGATCATCTCGACCAAGGCGGGCTACCTCATGCACCCCGGCCCGTACGGCGAGTGGGGCAGCCGCAAGTACCTGCTCTCCTCGCTGGACGCCTCGCTGTCGCGGATGGGCCTCGACTACGTCGACATCTTCTACTCGCACCGCTTCGATCCGGACACCCCGCTGGAGGAGACGATGGGCGCGCTCGCGTCCGCGGTCCAGCAGGGCAAGGCGCTCTACGTGGGCGTCTCCTCGTACGACAGCGAGCAGACCGCCGAAGCGGCGCGGCTGCTGCGGGAGATGGGCGTGCCGGCGCTCATCCACCAGCCGTCGTACTCGATGATCAACCGCTGGACCGAGGAGGACGGCCTCCTCGACACGCTGGAGCGCGCCGGGATGGGCTGCATCTCCTTCGTGCCGCTCGCCCAGGGGCTGCTCACCAACAAGTACCTGAAGGGCATTCCGGAGGGTTCGCGCGCGACACAGGGCAAGTCCCTGGATCCGGACCTGCTGAGCGACGAGGTCGTGCGCCGGCTCAACGGGCTGAACGACATCGCCGCGGCCCGCGGCCAGTCGCTCGCCCAGCTCGCCCTCAACTGGGTGCTCCGCGACGAGCGGATGACCTCGGCCCTGATCGGCGCCTCCAGCGTGAAGCAGCTGGAGGAGAACGTGGCGGCGCTGGCCGGCCCGAAGCTGACGGACGCGGAGCTCTCGGCCATCGACACGTTCGCGGTCTCGACGCCCGGCACCAACATCTGGGCCGGGCGCGGCTGA
- a CDS encoding DUF192 domain-containing protein yields MRVIESEGRPAGNSAEASAEPPLEVPLEIADSAGARRRGLLGRAGVTGALLLTPARSVHTVRMRFAIDVAYLDRELRVLAVRTMRPGRLGLPRPRARHVMEAAAGAMAGWGVRRGARIVVRDAG; encoded by the coding sequence ATGAGGGTCATCGAGTCCGAGGGCCGGCCGGCGGGGAACTCGGCGGAGGCCTCCGCTGAGCCCCCTCTGGAGGTCCCGCTGGAGATCGCGGACTCGGCTGGGGCGCGGCGGCGGGGGCTGCTCGGGCGGGCGGGTGTGACGGGAGCGCTGCTGCTGACGCCGGCGAGGAGCGTGCACACCGTGCGGATGCGGTTCGCCATCGATGTGGCGTATCTGGACCGTGAGCTGCGGGTGCTGGCCGTCCGTACGATGCGTCCGGGTCGCCTCGGGCTGCCGCGACCGCGCGCCCGGCATGTGATGGAGGCGGCGGCAGGGGCGATGGCGGGGTGGGGCGTACGCCGGGGCGCGCGGATCGTCGTACGCGACGCGGGATGA
- a CDS encoding CpaF family protein, with the protein MSLRDRVAPTHQTEPSRDDGLVAVYRSKLLEEIDLAEMSSLTAADRRVRLERVLGHIISREGPVLSTSERAQLIRRVVDEALGLGVLEPLLADASITEIMVNGPDSVFVERAGRVEQLPLRFASNDQLMQTIERIVSTVNRRVDESNPMVDARLPTGERVNVIIPPLALTGATLTIRRFPRAYTLPELIGLGSLDEHMLMLLAAFVRARFNLIVSGGTGSGKTTLLNALSGLIPAHERIITIEDSAELQLQQDHVIRLESRPANVEGKGQITIRDLVRNSLRMRPDRIIVGEVRGGETLDMLQAMSTGHDGSLATVHANTAEDALMRLQTLGSMSEVQIPFEALKDQINSAVDVVVQLARHSDGSRKVSEIVLLVSHGRQQFRIAPVTRFVAQPIGPDRVVRGWFEHLPLPREIADKLYGAGEPVPPAYGVAEAIDVLDTREAIG; encoded by the coding sequence ATGAGCCTGCGCGACCGCGTGGCCCCCACCCACCAGACCGAGCCGAGCCGCGACGACGGCCTCGTCGCCGTCTACCGCTCCAAGCTCCTGGAGGAGATCGACCTCGCCGAGATGTCGTCGCTCACCGCCGCGGACCGCCGCGTCCGCCTGGAGCGCGTCCTCGGCCACATCATCAGCCGCGAGGGACCCGTCCTCTCCACCTCCGAACGCGCCCAGCTGATCCGCCGCGTCGTGGACGAAGCACTCGGCCTCGGCGTCCTCGAACCGCTCCTCGCCGACGCCTCCATCACCGAGATCATGGTCAACGGCCCCGACTCGGTCTTCGTGGAGCGCGCCGGCCGCGTGGAACAGCTCCCGCTCCGCTTCGCCTCGAACGACCAGCTCATGCAGACCATCGAACGCATCGTCTCGACGGTCAACCGACGCGTCGACGAGTCGAACCCCATGGTCGACGCCCGCCTGCCCACCGGCGAGCGCGTCAACGTCATCATCCCGCCGCTCGCCCTCACCGGCGCCACCCTCACCATCCGCCGCTTCCCCCGCGCCTACACGCTCCCCGAACTGATCGGCCTCGGCTCACTCGACGAGCACATGCTGATGCTGCTCGCGGCGTTCGTGCGCGCCCGCTTCAACCTCATCGTCAGCGGCGGCACGGGCAGCGGCAAGACCACCCTCCTCAACGCCCTCTCCGGTCTGATCCCGGCCCACGAACGCATCATCACCATCGAGGACTCCGCGGAACTCCAGCTCCAGCAGGACCACGTCATCCGCCTCGAATCGCGCCCCGCCAACGTCGAGGGCAAGGGCCAGATCACCATCCGCGACCTCGTGCGCAACAGCCTGCGCATGCGCCCCGACCGCATCATCGTCGGCGAGGTCCGCGGCGGCGAGACCCTCGACATGCTCCAGGCCATGTCGACCGGCCACGACGGCTCCCTCGCCACCGTCCACGCGAACACCGCGGAGGACGCCCTGATGCGCCTCCAGACCCTCGGCTCCATGTCGGAGGTCCAGATCCCCTTCGAGGCGCTGAAGGACCAGATCAACTCCGCCGTCGACGTGGTCGTCCAGCTCGCCCGGCACAGCGACGGCTCCCGCAAGGTCTCCGAGATCGTGCTGCTCGTCTCGCACGGCCGCCAGCAGTTCCGCATCGCGCCCGTCACCCGCTTCGTGGCCCAGCCGATCGGCCCCGACCGGGTCGTGCGCGGCTGGTTCGAACACCTGCCCCTGCCCCGCGAGATCGCCGACAAGCTGTACGGCGCGGGCGAGCCGGTACCGCCGGCGTACGGCGTGGCGGAGGCGATCGACGTCCTGGACACGAGGGAGGCGATCGGATGA
- a CDS encoding pilus assembly protein TadG-related protein produces MISHLSKSDRGQTLPIYVWLTGVLLFVAFAFFAFAQAASARNGAQSAADAAALAAAQEARDELMGGLELSIGGGDDWPDWLAGEKFTGEGARVAAETLAAENDSTVIGFGPAEVNGYPGFRAEIETTYTVGDSIIPGTESKHAKADATAIVKPRCGIDPSADPEKAVEFDCEGGESFEIDPDDFELDDLPDASVLFSVHLAD; encoded by the coding sequence TTGATCTCGCACCTGTCGAAGAGCGACCGAGGGCAGACTCTCCCGATCTATGTCTGGTTGACGGGGGTTCTGCTCTTTGTTGCATTCGCCTTCTTCGCGTTCGCTCAGGCTGCCTCGGCCCGAAACGGCGCACAATCCGCCGCTGACGCAGCAGCATTAGCGGCCGCGCAGGAGGCCAGAGACGAACTCATGGGCGGCTTGGAGCTGTCCATTGGTGGAGGGGACGACTGGCCCGACTGGCTCGCCGGTGAGAAGTTCACCGGCGAGGGGGCGCGAGTCGCGGCGGAGACGCTTGCCGCGGAGAACGACTCCACCGTGATCGGCTTCGGGCCCGCTGAGGTGAACGGCTACCCGGGCTTCCGTGCGGAGATCGAGACCACGTACACCGTCGGCGATTCGATCATCCCGGGTACTGAATCCAAACACGCCAAGGCCGACGCCACCGCCATCGTGAAACCGCGATGTGGCATCGATCCGTCGGCCGACCCGGAGAAGGCCGTGGAATTCGACTGCGAGGGCGGGGAGTCCTTCGAGATCGACCCGGACGACTTCGAACTGGATGATCTGCCCGACGCATCCGTCCTCTTCTCTGTCCACCTGGCCGACTGA
- a CDS encoding DUF5936 domain-containing protein, protein MAAVMGLAVAGVCQGIRMYRAEAKLPSDLAIALEVGATRVSTAGSAVDRLGMRFAPFVLRLMGPKRVDAKRRRIDMAGNPGGLTIDRYAARRAVYGIFGVVMGLVFLTNGAVLFGLLTFAFGVTAADALIWQAIRERREVIDRTLPDFLDVLAVVVSAGLGFRQALDRVAERYEGPWADELRITLRQMDMGVSRRQAFDELRRRNASEQVAQFVSALQQGEELGSPIADTLIQIATDMRRTDAQNSRRRAAKTIPKATLVTLVFMLPATMILIAAGMFLGSGSDFGSILGR, encoded by the coding sequence ATGGCGGCCGTGATGGGCCTGGCGGTGGCGGGAGTGTGCCAGGGCATCCGCATGTACCGCGCGGAGGCGAAACTCCCCTCGGACCTGGCGATAGCCCTGGAGGTAGGCGCTACGCGCGTCTCGACGGCGGGCTCGGCGGTGGACCGCCTGGGCATGCGCTTCGCGCCCTTCGTCCTGCGCCTGATGGGCCCGAAGCGGGTGGACGCCAAACGCCGCAGGATCGACATGGCGGGCAACCCGGGAGGCCTGACGATCGACCGCTATGCGGCGCGCAGAGCGGTCTACGGCATCTTCGGCGTGGTGATGGGCCTGGTGTTCCTGACGAACGGCGCCGTGCTCTTCGGTCTCCTGACCTTCGCGTTCGGGGTGACGGCGGCGGACGCCCTGATCTGGCAGGCCATCCGCGAACGCCGCGAGGTCATCGACCGCACCCTGCCGGACTTCCTGGACGTCCTCGCGGTGGTGGTCTCGGCGGGCCTCGGTTTCCGCCAGGCGCTGGACCGGGTCGCGGAACGGTACGAGGGTCCGTGGGCGGACGAACTGCGCATCACCCTGCGCCAGATGGACATGGGCGTCAGCCGCCGCCAGGCCTTCGACGAACTCCGCCGCCGCAACGCGTCCGAGCAGGTCGCCCAGTTCGTCTCCGCGCTCCAGCAGGGCGAGGAACTGGGTTCGCCGATCGCGGACACGCTGATCCAGATCGCGACGGACATGCGCCGCACGGACGCGCAGAACTCCCGCCGCAGGGCGGCGAAAACCATCCCCAAGGCGACGCTGGTGACCCTGGTCTTCATGCTCCCGGCCACGATGATCCTTATCGCGGCGGGCATGTTCCTCGGCTCGGGTTCGGACTTCGGTTCGATTCTGGGGCGCTGA
- a CDS encoding PhoH family protein: MVTSTKRRMPDRRTYVLDTSVLLADPNALTRFDEHEVVLPVVVVTELEAKRHHPELGYFARQALRLLDDFRIRHGRLDAPIPIGDLGGSLRVELNHSDPGVLPAGYRLGDNDSRILAVARNLQAEGYDVTVVSKDLPLRIKASSVGLLAEEYRAELAITDSGWTGMSELTLSGEQVDLLFEEDHLYVPEAAELPVHTGLTIQSERGKALGRVTAEGNVRLVRGDREAFGIKGRSAEQRIALDLLLDPDIGIVSMGGRAGTGKSALALCAGLEAVLERRQHQKVMVFRPLYAVGGQELGYLPGTEAEKMGPWAQAVFDTLGSVAGKEVIEEISARGMLEVLPLTHIRGRSLHDAFVIVDEAQSLERNVLLTVLSRIGANSRVVLTHDVAQRDNLRVGRYDGVVAVVEKLKGHPLFAHVTLTRSERSQIAALVTEMLEDGHI, encoded by the coding sequence GTGGTGACCAGCACAAAGCGCCGCATGCCCGACAGGCGCACCTATGTTCTCGACACCAGCGTCCTGCTGGCCGATCCGAACGCCCTGACCCGCTTCGACGAGCACGAAGTCGTGCTGCCCGTCGTCGTGGTGACGGAGCTGGAGGCCAAGCGGCACCATCCGGAGCTCGGCTACTTCGCCCGGCAGGCGCTGCGCCTGCTGGACGACTTCCGCATCCGGCACGGCCGCCTGGACGCCCCGATCCCGATCGGGGATCTGGGCGGCTCGCTGCGCGTCGAGCTCAACCACTCCGATCCCGGCGTGCTCCCGGCCGGTTACCGGTTGGGGGACAACGACTCCCGCATCCTCGCCGTAGCCCGCAACCTCCAGGCCGAGGGGTACGACGTCACGGTCGTCTCCAAGGACCTGCCGCTCAGAATCAAGGCGTCGTCCGTCGGACTCCTCGCCGAGGAGTACCGCGCGGAGCTGGCCATCACGGACTCCGGCTGGACCGGCATGTCCGAACTGACCCTCTCCGGTGAGCAGGTCGACCTCCTCTTCGAGGAAGACCACCTGTACGTCCCCGAGGCGGCGGAACTGCCCGTGCACACGGGCCTGACCATCCAGTCCGAGCGGGGCAAGGCGCTGGGCCGCGTCACGGCCGAGGGCAACGTCCGCCTCGTACGCGGCGATCGGGAGGCCTTCGGCATCAAGGGGAGGAGCGCCGAACAGCGGATCGCCCTCGATCTGCTCCTCGACCCGGACATCGGGATCGTCTCGATGGGCGGGCGCGCGGGAACCGGCAAGTCGGCGCTCGCGCTCTGCGCGGGCCTGGAGGCCGTCCTGGAGCGCAGGCAGCACCAGAAGGTGATGGTCTTCCGGCCGTTGTACGCGGTCGGCGGGCAGGAGCTCGGCTACCTCCCCGGCACCGAGGCCGAGAAGATGGGCCCCTGGGCGCAGGCGGTCTTCGACACGCTCGGTTCGGTGGCGGGCAAAGAGGTCATCGAGGAGATCAGCGCGCGGGGGATGCTGGAGGTCCTGCCGCTCACCCACATCCGCGGGCGCTCGCTGCACGACGCGTTCGTGATCGTGGACGAGGCCCAATCCCTGGAGCGGAACGTCCTGCTGACCGTTCTGTCCAGGATCGGGGCGAACTCCCGTGTCGTCCTCACTCATGACGTCGCCCAGCGCGACAACCTCCGCGTGGGGCGGTACGACGGAGTGGTCGCCGTCGTCGAGAAGCTGAAGGGGCATCCGCTCTTCGCCCACGTCACCCTCACCCGGTCCGAGCGTTCGCAGATCGCGGCCCTGGTGACCGAAATGCTGGAGGACGGCCACATCTGA